From a region of the Rhabdothermincola sediminis genome:
- a CDS encoding GuaB3 family IMP dehydrogenase-related protein, translating into MAEVEIGIGKSGRRAYGFDDIAIVPSRRTRDPEDVDISWEIDAFTFDLPLMASAMDGVVSPATAIEIGRLGGVGVLNLEGLWTRYEDPEPYLEEIASLPAEKATRRMQEIYAAPIRHELIGERIRQIKDAGVVSCASVTPQRTEAFAKYLIEAELDLLVIQGTVVSAEHVSKTQEPLNLKKFVRELDMPVIVGGCASYQAALHLMRTGAAGILVGVGPGHACTTRGVLGIGVPQATAIADARAARMRHLDETGVYVHVIADGGMATGGDIAKAIVCGADAVMIGSPLAAAEEAPGRGYHWGMATFHPTLPRGARVKTEIRGTLKEILVGPAHENDGRMNLFGGLRTSMATCGYESVKEFQKAEVMVAPALQTEGKSLQRAQHVGMGH; encoded by the coding sequence GGTCGAGATCGGCATCGGCAAGTCAGGTCGGCGGGCGTACGGGTTCGACGACATCGCGATCGTGCCCAGCCGGCGAACCCGCGATCCCGAGGACGTCGACATCAGCTGGGAGATCGACGCGTTCACCTTCGACCTGCCGCTCATGGCCTCCGCCATGGATGGGGTGGTGAGCCCCGCCACGGCGATCGAGATCGGTCGGCTCGGAGGCGTGGGGGTGCTCAACCTCGAGGGCCTGTGGACCCGCTACGAGGATCCCGAACCCTACTTGGAGGAGATCGCCTCGCTACCGGCCGAGAAGGCCACCCGGCGGATGCAGGAGATCTACGCCGCGCCGATCCGCCACGAGCTGATCGGTGAGCGCATCCGCCAGATCAAAGACGCCGGGGTGGTGTCGTGCGCGTCGGTCACTCCCCAGCGCACCGAGGCGTTCGCCAAGTACCTCATCGAGGCGGAGCTCGACCTGCTGGTCATCCAGGGCACGGTGGTCTCCGCCGAGCACGTCTCCAAGACCCAAGAGCCGCTCAACCTGAAGAAGTTCGTGCGCGAGCTCGACATGCCGGTGATCGTCGGCGGCTGCGCCAGCTACCAGGCCGCGCTCCACCTGATGCGCACCGGCGCGGCGGGGATCCTGGTCGGTGTCGGTCCCGGCCACGCGTGCACGACCCGCGGGGTGTTGGGCATCGGCGTCCCTCAGGCCACCGCCATCGCGGACGCCCGGGCGGCGAGGATGCGCCACCTCGACGAGACGGGCGTGTACGTGCACGTGATCGCCGACGGAGGCATGGCCACCGGTGGTGACATCGCCAAGGCCATCGTCTGCGGGGCCGACGCCGTGATGATCGGCTCGCCGCTCGCCGCTGCCGAGGAGGCACCAGGGCGGGGCTACCACTGGGGCATGGCCACCTTCCATCCCACCCTTCCTCGTGGTGCCCGGGTGAAGACCGAGATCAGAGGCACGCTGAAGGAGATCCTGGTCGGTCCCGCGCACGAGAACGACGGCCGGATGAACCTCTTCGGCGGGCTCCGTACCTCGATGGCCACCTGCGGGTACGAGTCGGTCAAGGAGTTCCAGAAGGCCGAGGTGATGGTGGCCCCGGCGCTGCAGACCGAGGGCAAGTCGCTGCAGCGAGCCCAGCACGTGGGCATGGGCCACTGA